Proteins co-encoded in one Stomoxys calcitrans chromosome 5, idStoCalc2.1, whole genome shotgun sequence genomic window:
- the LOC106083300 gene encoding uncharacterized protein LOC106083300: MSEKDVLNTKGEKYVLNPVASVSRCFREQSPEKPQYETDKIIIPSKAKNKAQVDNRNENAVKANTEKAQSSNVVPSFCTKNYNLKTGDNIRGILGVEYVIKILKSASDNSPRYECGLCELVLDSFAMQCHLEGYNHRLKFCEKHFPTAIRHYRQYIHGLNDRDSVKVMTRVLSKLAIAIEKYHGRNLPYECYERDFSLNRHQILAKAFSCRHASEQYGPSFTHVVESKEIDAFRDDRYIDDSAPLPPDEVFDSKCEKINFPSQKRRENRDRQPSSSNPTRSNNVDSMVMDNAPHTNERHNRRSEEKLGKRNDQRHIQKHSPNRQDCINRNENSRKLDKYNRPKTDIESSWNRQSNYTVSRSSVNAHTTENEKTYDQMVDDFLRETNASLQRDRPRGKKRFSETTHTNSSPKRRNTSPKNTDILQVYDDIVDKQVSLLTEKFADYKRDPESYPSYSDEWKQFWKRRKNELIVAGVDHRTYNYQPEWKFFIKERMDELFTMEVEKIKQKTRDLLGFPQPNNDVNNQTQNCDDKTIPNHTTESAPSTAVCRPEQVVSVLRMMTAFEEHLGNVGPNITALLSHCLQIAKSDGESLADKILNERNKTLIKIAADNLKTLVREGVIASSKERTIQTIVDEAIALLSSSLS; this comes from the coding sequence ATGTCAGAAAAAGATGTATTAAATACGAAAGGTGAAAAGTACGTGTTAAACCCAGTGGCATCTGTATCACGTTGTTTTAGGGAGCAATCTCCTGAGAAACCTCAATATGAAACAGATaaaataattataccctccaaagCAAAAAACAAGGCTCAGGTCGATAACCGAAATGAAAATGCCGTCAAGGCTAACACGGAGAAGGCACAATCCAGCAATGTTGTGCCCAGCTTTTGTACCAAGAACTACAATCTAAAAACTGGAGATAACATACGCGGAATATTAGGAGTAGAGTATGTTATTAAAATACTAAAATCTGCTTCCGACAATTCTCCCCGCTATGAGTGTGGATTATGTGAGCTAGTGCTGGACTCCTTTGCTATGCAATGCCACTTGGAAGGCTACAAccaccgtttgaaattttgtgaaaaacattTCCCAACTGCGATACGTCATTATCGGCAATATATACACGGTTTAAACGACCGGGATTCCGTAAAAGTGATGACAAGAGTCCTATCAAAGTTGGCAATAGCCATTGAAAAATATCACGGCCGTAATTTGCCATATGAATGCTACGAACGCGATTTCAGTTTGAACCGTCATCAAATACTTGCTAAAGCTTTCTCTTGCCGTCATGCTTCTGAACAGTACGGTCCATCATTTACTCACGTGGTAGAATCAAAGGAGATCGATGCATTTAGGGACGACCGATACATCGATGACTCTGCGCCCCTACCGCCTGACgaggtatttgatagtaaatgcgaaaaaattaattttccgtcGCAAAAAAGGCGGGAAAATCGAGATAGACAACCGTCCTCTTCTAACCCAACCCGTTCAAATAATGTTGATTCAATGGTGATGGATAATGCCCCTCATACGAACGAACGTCACAACCGTCGTTCAGAGGAGAAGTTGGGAAAGAGAAACGACCAACGACACATACAAAAGCATTCCCCCAATCGTCAAGACTGCATTAACAGAAACGAAAACTCACGGAAATTGGATAAATATAACCGACCCAAAACTGACATTGAGAGTTCATGGAATAGACAGTCAAATTACACTGTTAGCAGATCTTCAGTAAACGCACACACAACTGAGAACGAAAAAACCTATGACCAAATGGTTGATGACTTTTTGAGAGAGACTAACGCCAGCCTCCAACGGGATAGACCTCGTGGCAAAAAGCGCTTCTCCGAAACAACCCATACAAATTCATCTCCGAAACGTAGAAACACATCTCCTAAAAATACAGACATTCTACAAGTATACGACGATATAGTCGATAAACAAGTAAGCCTCTTAACGGAAAAATTTGCTGATTACAAACGCGACCCAGAATCATATCCATCTTACTCTGATGAATGGAAACAATTTTGGAAGCGGCGAAAGAACGAATTAATAGTTGCAGGTGTTGATCATCGCACATACAACTATCAACCAGaatggaaatttttcataaaagagCGCATGGATGAGCTTTTTACTATGGaagttgaaaaaattaaacaaaaaacacgAGATCTTCTGGGATTTCCGCAACCGAACAACGATGTTAATAATCAAACCCAAAATTGTGATGATAAAACAATACCAAATCATACAACGGAATCTGCACCTTCGACGGCGGTATGCAGGCCTGAACAGGTTGTGTCGGTACTTCGAATGATGACAGCATTTGAAGAACATTTGGGTAATGTAGGACCCAACATTACTGCATTGTTATCGCATTGCTTGCAAATAGCCAAAAGCGATGGTGAGAGTTTGGCAGATAAAATACTAAATGAAAGAAATAAGACATTAATAAAAATTGCTGCGGATAATTTAAAAACGTTAGTACGGGAAGGGGTTATTGCATCATCTAAGGAGCGAACAATACAAACAATTGTCGATGAAGCAATTGCTTTGCTATCATCGTCTTTGtcataa
- the LOC106083301 gene encoding transducin beta-like protein 3: MSLSINEKSYAVESRYSNFYSGGDVAWSRDGNWIFCLNGSEITKVDLETGLLNRSYGLNFNESGEKVVSGKDEEDDDAIYCFDVSFNQEFMVTVHQSSLLRLWHLPTGKIEKLWKSQHKGPVVKVTFSSDAKLVCTSGADSTLKIWDYENSRCVCALKDFTGPALLIKFHPCSGRTEIFAAGADNVIYKWDYVKKTMEAKMKGHLSQVTDIDFSDSSSDCENLISVGRDKVVIVWNLANGKQVKVIPLYEEIVGAFYIDAQNAVVAGLKGNIKEINCTTGKISSLLECQEEEYEIKTLLHNRSTQQLAVVTNDQNILIFGIKPALKAVKQLIGFNDEILDICFVGESEQFLAVATNSKHIKLYDIENHMNCSIIMGHKDTVMTLSSPGSSNLLLSAGKDFSIFLWTLDKVSGSLKCLTKNLSSHTATIGCISFGFNCSTIFASVCQSGSMKIWSLNLKPKQQSHQFSVKCAVVAHDKEVNSVTFSPNNKVIATASQDKTAKLWSADNHSIIGTLRGHTRGVWSVRFSPTDQIILTTSSDCSLRLWSLTNLSCLKRLEQTSTVLRAEFLDHGKYILSSGSDGLLKLWNIKTNACIQTLDEHEDRVWSLAVSARTQKYFFSAAADSKIIKWKDVTEEYKNSEIDKRQAEVLQEQSLQTLLHENKNLKKAFNLALKLGKPRVTYNILNQFIQKRDHETVANLILQLSDDRKNTLLDHVKVWSCNARYSQVSNVVLQQLLNEMIVEPSLQRSLNAKNLVEVVTPYVQRHFKRVTELSKELHFLDFIVQNI, encoded by the exons ATGTCGCTTAGTATAAATGAAAAGAG CTACGCTGTCGAATCACGTTACTCCAACTTTTATTCTGGTGGAGATGTTGCATGGAGCAGAGACGGAAATTGGATCTTCTGCTTGAATGGTTCTGAAATAACAAAAGTAGATTTAGAAACGGGATTGTTGAATCGTTCATACGgcttaaatttcaatgaaagtgGAGAAAAAGTCGTCAGTGGTAAAGATGAAGAAGATGACGATGCCATCTACTGCTTCGATGTATCTTTTAATCAGGAATTTATGGTCACTGTACACCAAAGCAGTTTGCTTAGACTATGGCACTTACCAACGGGAAAGATAGAAAAGTTATGGAAAAGCCAGCACAAAGGACCCGTAGTCAAAGTGACATTTAGCAGCGATGCGAAATTGGTTTGCACCAGCGGAGCTGACTCGACATTGAAAATATGGGACTATGAAAATAGTAGATGTGTATGCGCTTTAAAGGATTTTACAGGACCTGCACTGCTAATAAAATTCCATCCATGTTCTGGCAGAACTGAAATATTCGCAGCCGGCGCTGACAATGTCATATACAAGTGGGATTATGTGAAAAAGACAATGGAAGCTAAAATGAAGGGGCATTTGTCTCAGGTCACCGATATTGACTTCTCGGACTCAAGTAGCGATTGTGAGAATCTCATATCCGTAGGAAGAGATAAGGTTGTGATTGTGTGGAATTTAGCGAATGGAAAACAAGTGAAGGTAATACCACTCTATGAGGAGATAGTGGGTGCATTTTATATAGATGCGCAGAATGCCGTTGTTGCTGGTCTAAAAGGAAATATTAAGGAGATTAACTGTACAACCGGAAAAATTTCTTCGTTATTAGAATGTCAGGAAGAGGAGTATGAAATTAAAACATTATTGCATAATCGCTCCACACAACAATTGGCTGTAGTTACCAACGACCAGAACATATTGATATTTGGTATAAAGCCAGCGTTGAAAGCCGTTAAGCAATTAATAGGCTTTAACGACGAAATCTTGGATATTTGTTTTGTAGGTGAGTCGGAACAATTTCTTGCAGTAGCCACCAATAGTAAGCACATTAAATTGTATGACATTGAAAATCACATGAACTGTTCCATAATCATGGGCCATAAAGACACTGTCATGACGCTTTCAAGTCCTGGATCAAGCAATCTGTTATTGTCTGCTGGCAAAGACTTCAGCATATTTCTGTGGACTctggacaaagtttctggaagTCTGAAGTGTCTGACAAAGAATTTAAGCAGCCACACCGCTACGATTGGCTGCATAAGTTTTGGTTTCAATTGCAGCACTATTTTCGCTTCCGTCTGCCAAAGCGGCAGTATGAAAATCTGGTCGTTAAATTTGAAACCCAAACAACAAAGTCACCAGTTTTCGGTCAAATGCGCCGTAGTGGCACATGACAAAGAAGTAAATAGTGTAACGTTTTCACCCAACAACAAAGTCATAGCAACTGCTTCTCAGGACAAAACAGCCAAATTGTGGTCTGCCGACAACCATAGTATAATTGGCACTCTACGAGGACATACTCGAGGTGTATGGAGTGTGCGATTTTCGCCCACTGATCAGATAATATTAACTACATCTTCGGATTGCAGCTTGCGTTTGTGGTCTTTAACAAATTTATCGTGTCTTAAACGTTTAGAACAAACCTCAACTGTCTTGAGGGCGGAATTTTTAGATCACGGCAAATACATATTATCCTCTGGATCTGATGGCTTATTAAAGCTTtggaatataaaaacaaatgctTGCATTCAAACGCTCGATGAACATGAGGATCGTGTATGGTCCCTAGCAGTATCAGCAAGgacacaaaaatatttctttagtgCTGCTGCAGATTCGAAAATTATAAAGTGGAAAGATGTCACTGAAGAGTACAAAAATAGCGAAATTGATAAACGGCAGGCCGAGGTTCTCCAAGAACAATCACTTCAAACGCTAttgcatgaaaataaaaacttgaaaaaagcaTTCAACCTGGCCTTGAAGTTAGGCAAACCTCGTGTAACGTACAATATTTTAAACCAATTTATACAAAAACGAGACCATGAAACAGTAGCTAACTTAATACTTCAACTGAGTGATGACAGAAAAAATACTCTTTTAGATCATGTCAAAGTATGGAGTTGTAATGCGCGTTATTCCCAAGTTTCCAATGTAGTATTGCAGCAGCTATTGAATGAGATGATCGTTGAGCCGTCATTACAGCGTTCTCTAAATGCCAAAAACTTAGTAGAAGTTGTAACGCCTTATGTCCAAAGACATTTTAAGAGGGTTACGGAACTTAGTAAAGAATTacattttttagattttattgttcagaatatttaa